From Haloglomus litoreum, the proteins below share one genomic window:
- a CDS encoding peroxiredoxin produces MLESGDPAPEVSAPNQHGDTVTLDFSDPAVVYFYPKDFTGGCTIEANDFEEHLPAFEDAGVSVYGVSMDDVESHADFAEEEGVTFELLADPEGEVAAAFGIDTSEGYTDRVTFLLNDGAVVASYDPELADPAGHAQEVLEDARSL; encoded by the coding sequence ATGCTCGAATCCGGCGACCCGGCACCCGAGGTCAGCGCACCCAACCAGCACGGCGACACCGTCACCCTCGACTTCTCCGACCCGGCGGTGGTCTACTTCTACCCCAAGGACTTCACCGGCGGCTGCACCATCGAGGCCAACGACTTCGAGGAGCACCTCCCCGCGTTCGAGGACGCCGGCGTCTCCGTCTACGGCGTCTCGATGGACGACGTGGAGAGCCACGCCGACTTCGCCGAGGAGGAGGGCGTCACCTTCGAACTGCTGGCCGACCCCGAGGGCGAGGTGGCGGCCGCGTTCGGCATCGACACCAGCGAGGGGTACACCGACCGCGTCACCTTCCTCCTGAACGACGGCGCGGTCGTCGCCAGCTACGACCCCGAACTCGCGGACCCCGCCGGGCACGCCCAGGAGGTGCTGGAGGACGCGCGGTCGCTCTGA
- a CDS encoding peroxiredoxin, protein MLEPGDPAPDVSAPNQHGETVSPEWAGVTVVYFYPEDETPGCTVEAQQFTTEAESYADAGVTVYGVSTDDVESHADFAEAEGIEFDLLADPDEDVCEAFGVPRITGRAKRTTFVVVDGEVERVYEGVNPDGHARDLLLDLIDDGVVSL, encoded by the coding sequence ATGCTCGAACCGGGTGACCCGGCACCGGACGTGAGTGCGCCCAACCAGCACGGCGAGACCGTCAGCCCCGAGTGGGCGGGCGTGACGGTCGTCTACTTCTACCCCGAGGACGAGACGCCCGGCTGCACGGTCGAGGCCCAGCAGTTCACGACCGAGGCCGAGAGCTACGCCGACGCTGGGGTCACCGTCTACGGCGTCTCGACCGACGATGTGGAGAGCCACGCGGACTTCGCCGAGGCCGAGGGCATCGAGTTCGACCTGCTGGCCGACCCCGACGAGGACGTGTGCGAGGCGTTCGGCGTCCCGCGCATCACGGGCCGCGCGAAGCGGACCACGTTCGTCGTCGTCGACGGCGAGGTCGAGCGCGTCTACGAGGGCGTGAACCCGGACGGCCACGCCCGGGACCTGCTGCTCGACCTGATAGACGACGGCGTGGTGTCGCTGTAG
- the leuS gene encoding leucine--tRNA ligase, giving the protein MSYDPASIEARWRDRWRQQGYYEADPEDDGDATFITVPYPYPSGGMHVGHARTYTVPDVYARYRRLQGDNVLFPIAWHVTGTPIIGAVERLKKGEEEQLSVLRDTYNVPEDTLQDLETPMGFARYFIEEHYKKGMRQLGLSVDWRREFTTNDERYSRFITWQYRTLKERGLLEKGLHPVKFCTNENNPVTTHDLLEGEEAEFQEYTLVRFRDSEGTVLPMATLRPETVRGVTNAFVDPEGDYVRAEVDGETWVVSREATEKLRLQDHDVEVVEELSGAELVGERVTNPITEDEVLILPASFVDTDNATGVVMSVPAHSPDDYVALREAKERADEMTQYGIDPDEVRAIEPVPILTIEGYGEVPARDAVEEYDVASQNDPALEEATQELYNREFHQGKLIDAYGEYAGETVEDVRERFREDYKGRGAFGSMQEFTEEVVCRCGGAVEVAKQETWFLRYNDADWKQKTKRLVEDLDAIPENTREQYTHTVDWLNEWPCIRNYGLGTRLPWDEDFVIEPLSDSTIYMAYYTIAHRLEDIPPEAMDQQFFDTLFYGADAVDEPDERALDLREEWDHWYPVDYRVSANDLISNHLTFYLYHHAELFDERNWPEGITIMGMGLLEGQKMSSSKGHVVLPGEAIDEYGADTVRFFLLNSAEPWQDYDWRDEAVSSAHGQLRRFYNRATEVIEQDAPEEQPDLRPIDEWLLSKLQGVIREATAALEGFETRTASQAAFYAMEEHLRWYRRRADQDREGARWTLRHVLGQRLRLLAPFTPFLANELHEELTGESAEDAGWPEVDEAREDPTVEVRESLVESLTDDINDIVDVTGTDPDVVRVYTAAEWKRSVFEQVVETGPDVGAVMSEVMSDPDLRERGNEVNQLVQELVEFVREQDEGRLSILEDADEAEVYADAVGFYEREFDADVQVLDEGADPEDPGGKAGDAVPFRPAIHIE; this is encoded by the coding sequence ATGAGCTACGACCCCGCCAGTATCGAGGCCCGGTGGCGCGATCGCTGGCGCCAGCAGGGCTACTACGAGGCCGACCCCGAGGACGACGGGGACGCGACGTTCATCACCGTCCCGTACCCGTACCCCTCGGGCGGGATGCACGTCGGGCACGCCCGCACGTACACGGTCCCGGACGTGTACGCCCGCTACCGGCGGCTGCAGGGCGACAACGTCCTGTTCCCCATCGCGTGGCACGTCACGGGCACACCCATCATCGGCGCCGTCGAGCGCCTGAAGAAGGGCGAGGAGGAGCAGCTCTCGGTCCTGCGTGACACGTACAACGTCCCGGAGGACACCCTGCAGGACCTGGAGACGCCGATGGGGTTCGCGCGCTACTTCATCGAGGAGCACTACAAGAAGGGGATGCGGCAGCTGGGGCTCTCGGTCGACTGGCGCCGGGAGTTCACCACCAACGACGAGCGCTACTCGAGGTTCATCACCTGGCAGTACCGCACCCTGAAGGAGCGCGGTCTGCTGGAGAAGGGCCTCCACCCGGTCAAGTTCTGCACGAACGAGAACAACCCCGTCACCACGCACGACCTGCTGGAGGGCGAGGAGGCCGAGTTCCAGGAGTACACGCTGGTCCGGTTCCGTGACTCGGAGGGCACCGTCCTGCCGATGGCGACCCTGCGCCCGGAGACGGTGCGCGGCGTGACGAACGCGTTCGTCGACCCCGAGGGCGACTACGTCCGCGCCGAGGTCGACGGCGAGACGTGGGTCGTCTCGCGGGAGGCGACCGAGAAACTGCGTCTGCAGGACCACGACGTCGAGGTCGTCGAGGAGCTGTCGGGTGCCGAACTGGTCGGCGAGCGCGTCACCAACCCCATCACGGAGGACGAGGTGCTCATCCTGCCCGCGTCGTTCGTCGACACGGACAACGCGACCGGGGTGGTGATGTCGGTCCCGGCGCACTCGCCGGACGACTACGTCGCCCTGCGGGAGGCCAAGGAGCGCGCCGACGAGATGACGCAGTACGGCATCGACCCCGACGAAGTACGGGCCATCGAGCCGGTCCCCATCCTCACCATCGAGGGGTACGGCGAGGTTCCGGCCCGCGACGCCGTCGAGGAGTACGACGTGGCTAGCCAGAACGACCCCGCGCTGGAGGAGGCGACCCAGGAGCTGTACAACCGCGAGTTCCACCAGGGGAAGCTCATCGACGCCTACGGCGAGTACGCCGGCGAGACCGTCGAGGACGTGCGCGAGCGCTTCCGCGAGGACTACAAGGGTCGTGGCGCGTTCGGCTCGATGCAGGAGTTCACCGAGGAGGTCGTCTGCCGCTGTGGCGGCGCCGTCGAGGTGGCCAAACAGGAGACGTGGTTCCTGCGCTACAACGACGCGGACTGGAAGCAGAAGACCAAGCGCCTCGTCGAGGACCTGGACGCCATCCCGGAGAACACGCGCGAGCAGTACACCCACACCGTCGACTGGCTGAACGAGTGGCCCTGCATCCGCAACTACGGGCTGGGCACGCGCCTGCCGTGGGACGAGGACTTCGTCATCGAGCCGCTGAGCGACTCGACCATCTACATGGCCTACTACACCATCGCCCACCGGCTGGAGGACATCCCACCCGAGGCGATGGACCAGCAGTTCTTCGACACGCTGTTCTACGGCGCCGACGCCGTCGACGAGCCGGACGAGCGGGCGCTGGACCTGCGCGAGGAGTGGGACCACTGGTACCCCGTCGACTACCGCGTCTCCGCGAACGACCTCATCTCGAACCACCTGACGTTCTACCTGTATCACCACGCCGAACTGTTCGACGAGCGCAACTGGCCGGAGGGCATCACCATCATGGGGATGGGCCTGCTGGAGGGCCAGAAGATGTCCTCCTCGAAGGGCCACGTCGTCCTGCCGGGCGAGGCCATCGACGAGTACGGGGCCGACACCGTCCGGTTCTTCCTGCTGAACTCCGCGGAGCCGTGGCAGGACTACGACTGGCGCGACGAGGCCGTCTCCTCGGCACACGGGCAGCTGCGCCGGTTCTACAACCGCGCGACGGAGGTGATCGAGCAGGATGCGCCCGAGGAGCAGCCCGACCTGCGCCCCATCGACGAGTGGCTGCTCTCGAAACTGCAGGGCGTGATTCGCGAGGCGACGGCGGCGCTGGAGGGCTTCGAGACCCGGACGGCCTCGCAGGCCGCGTTCTACGCGATGGAGGAGCACCTGCGCTGGTACCGCCGCCGCGCGGACCAGGACCGCGAGGGCGCACGCTGGACGCTCCGGCACGTCCTGGGCCAGCGCCTGCGCCTGCTGGCGCCGTTCACGCCGTTCCTGGCGAACGAACTGCACGAGGAGCTGACCGGCGAGTCCGCCGAGGACGCGGGCTGGCCCGAGGTGGACGAGGCCCGCGAGGACCCGACCGTCGAGGTGCGGGAGTCGCTGGTCGAGTCGCTCACCGACGACATCAACGACATCGTGGATGTGACCGGCACCGACCCCGACGTGGTTCGGGTCTACACCGCCGCGGAGTGGAAGCGCTCGGTGTTCGAGCAGGTCGTCGAGACCGGTCCCGACGTGGGCGCGGTGATGTCCGAAGTGATGTCGGACCCGGACCTGCGCGAGCGCGGCAACGAGGTCAACCAGCTGGTGCAGGAACTGGTGGAGTTCGTCCGCGAGCAGGACGAAGGCCGCCTCTCGATTCTGGAGGACGCCGACGAGGCCGAGGTGTACGCCGACGCCGTCGGCTTCTACGAGCGCGAGTTCGACGCCGACGTGCAGGTGCTCGACGAGGGCGCCGACCCCGAGGACCCCGGCGGGAAGGCCGGCGACGCGGTGCCGTTCCGCCCGGCCATCCACATCGAGTGA